A window of the Dasypus novemcinctus isolate mDasNov1 chromosome 15, mDasNov1.1.hap2, whole genome shotgun sequence genome harbors these coding sequences:
- the MZT1 gene encoding mitotic-spindle organizing protein 1, translating to MANSGGAGAAAASAAAAANLNAVRETMDVLLEISRILNTGLDMETLSICVRLCEQGINPEALSSVIKELRKATEALKAAENMTS from the exons ATGGCGAACAGTGGCGGCGCCGGGGCAGCGGCTGCCAGTGCGGCTGCGGCGGCGAATCTGAATGCGGTGAGGGAGACCATGGACG tTCTGCTTGAGATTTCAAGAATTTTGAATACTGGCTTAGATATGGAAACTCTGTCTATTTGTGTACGGCTTTGTGAACAAGGAATCAACCCAGAAGCTTTATCATCAGTTATTAAGGAACTTCGCAAGGCCACTGAAGCACTTAAG GCTGCTGAAAATATGACAAGTTGA